The Methyloferula stellata AR4 genome includes a window with the following:
- a CDS encoding DUF3108 domain-containing protein — protein MISPLSVRRWFALLGCLAAGLDASAAAAQADLIRARYSVTLVGLHIGDASASGLLQPDGYKIDLNAQLSGLAAMVSRLQMALASSGSIHKGTVVPATYATTSANAYETRTVRMSLHSGAVTAVDVSPPFEDREGRVPVTEALKRNILDPTSALIMAVPPGQSLVGPAACNRTIPVYDGFTRFDITLYYAGMRTVSVPGYVGPVSVCSARYKPVAGHKVDSKSTAFMAANRDIEVWLAPVEHAHVVVPFRVSLRTMAGMAVVDAVEFNIAPTEQTATTH, from the coding sequence ATGATCTCACCCCTATCGGTCAGACGCTGGTTTGCGCTTCTCGGATGCCTCGCAGCCGGTCTCGACGCCAGTGCGGCAGCGGCCCAGGCCGATCTGATCAGGGCGCGCTATTCCGTGACGCTCGTCGGACTCCACATCGGCGATGCGTCGGCGAGCGGGCTTCTGCAACCGGACGGGTATAAAATCGATCTCAATGCGCAATTGAGCGGCCTCGCGGCCATGGTCTCACGCCTCCAAATGGCGCTTGCCTCCTCGGGCAGCATTCATAAGGGGACGGTCGTGCCGGCGACCTATGCGACGACATCGGCCAATGCCTATGAGACGCGGACGGTGCGCATGTCCTTGCACAGCGGCGCCGTGACCGCCGTCGATGTGTCACCGCCCTTCGAAGATAGAGAAGGCCGGGTCCCGGTCACCGAAGCGCTGAAGCGCAATATCCTCGATCCGACCAGCGCACTGATCATGGCCGTTCCGCCGGGACAATCTCTCGTCGGGCCGGCGGCCTGCAATCGCACGATCCCCGTCTATGACGGCTTCACCCGCTTCGACATCACTTTATATTACGCCGGGATGCGAACCGTTTCGGTGCCGGGCTATGTCGGGCCGGTTTCGGTCTGCTCGGCGCGCTATAAGCCGGTCGCCGGTCACAAGGTCGATTCGAAGTCGACGGCCTTCATGGCGGCCAATCGCGATATCGAAGTCTGGCTCGCACCGGTCGAGCACGCCCATGTGGTTGTGCCCTTCCGGGTATCGTTGCGGACGATGGCCGGCATGGCCGTTGTCGACGCCGTGGAATTCAATATCGCTCCGACGGAACAGACCGCCACCACGCATTGA
- a CDS encoding L-lactate permease, with translation MWSQVYNPFDNAVLSTLVASIPVVAMLVMLAFLHVKAHWAALISLAFALTIAVIGFTMPADMALRAAFLGFLSGFFPIGWIILNVIFLYRLCVDKGALTIVQDSLGAVTPDRRLQLLLIAFSFGAFFEGAAGFGTPVAVTGAILIGLGFSPLAASGLALIANTAPVAFGALGTPIVTLAAVMKLTDNVDHDAIMLGAMVGRQLPLFSFIVPFWLIYAFAGWRGMMGVWPAILVCGISFAVPQFVISNYHGPWLVDVGAALCSMAALVAFLKVWQPKEIWHSPKLRGHVDHSHVNPDQELPVVTPKAASRNQLIGAWTPWIILCLFVLVWGTQTFKDIVNPFFLPKWPIDGLNNLIQKVPPVVPAPAKEGAVFAFNILTMSGTAILLAAIVSGIVMKYSPVKLVKEYVRTLWVVRYSLITISAMLALGTVTRYSGLDATLGLAFAHSAFFYPFFGTMLGWLGVALTGSDTASNVLFGGLQKVSAQQLGLSAVLMGAANSSGGVMGKMIDAQSIVVASTATGWYGHEGDILRYVFKHSILLAALVGVLVMLQAYVWPFTEMVLKVN, from the coding sequence ATGTGGTCGCAAGTCTATAATCCGTTTGACAACGCGGTGTTGTCGACGCTTGTCGCGTCGATCCCCGTCGTTGCCATGCTCGTCATGCTCGCCTTTTTGCATGTCAAAGCGCATTGGGCGGCTTTGATTTCCCTGGCATTCGCTCTCACCATCGCGGTCATTGGTTTTACGATGCCGGCCGACATGGCGTTGAGGGCCGCTTTCCTCGGCTTTTTGAGCGGGTTCTTCCCGATCGGTTGGATCATTCTCAATGTTATTTTTCTTTACCGGCTCTGCGTCGACAAAGGCGCTTTGACGATCGTTCAGGACTCGCTCGGGGCCGTGACCCCGGACAGACGTCTCCAGCTTCTTTTGATCGCTTTTTCCTTCGGCGCGTTTTTCGAGGGAGCTGCCGGATTCGGAACGCCGGTCGCCGTGACCGGCGCGATCCTGATCGGCTTGGGCTTCTCGCCGCTCGCTGCCTCCGGCCTGGCGCTGATCGCCAACACGGCGCCGGTCGCGTTTGGCGCGCTCGGCACTCCGATCGTGACGCTCGCCGCCGTTATGAAACTGACCGACAATGTCGATCATGACGCCATCATGCTCGGCGCGATGGTCGGCCGGCAATTGCCGCTGTTCTCCTTCATCGTGCCGTTCTGGCTGATCTATGCCTTCGCCGGATGGCGCGGCATGATGGGTGTCTGGCCGGCGATCCTGGTCTGCGGTATCTCCTTCGCGGTCCCGCAATTCGTGATTTCGAATTATCACGGCCCTTGGCTCGTCGATGTGGGCGCGGCCCTTTGTTCCATGGCGGCGCTCGTCGCCTTCTTGAAAGTTTGGCAGCCGAAGGAGATCTGGCATTCGCCCAAATTGCGCGGGCATGTCGATCATTCCCACGTCAATCCGGATCAAGAGCTCCCGGTTGTGACCCCCAAGGCCGCCAGCCGGAACCAATTGATCGGCGCCTGGACGCCGTGGATCATTCTGTGTCTTTTCGTTCTTGTCTGGGGCACGCAAACTTTCAAGGATATCGTCAATCCCTTCTTCCTGCCGAAATGGCCGATCGACGGGCTGAACAATCTCATTCAGAAAGTTCCGCCCGTTGTGCCGGCACCGGCAAAGGAAGGCGCTGTCTTTGCCTTCAATATTCTAACCATGAGCGGCACGGCGATTCTGCTCGCGGCCATCGTTTCCGGCATCGTGATGAAATATTCGCCGGTGAAACTCGTCAAAGAATATGTACGCACGCTCTGGGTCGTCCGCTACTCCTTGATCACGATCTCGGCCATGCTGGCGCTTGGAACGGTCACCCGCTATTCGGGCCTTGATGCGACCCTCGGTCTTGCCTTTGCCCATAGCGCTTTCTTCTATCCCTTCTTCGGCACCATGCTCGGTTGGCTCGGTGTCGCCTTGACGGGATCGGATACGGCCTCGAACGTGCTCTTCGGCGGCTTGCAGAAAGTCTCCGCCCAACAGCTCGGACTCTCCGCCGTTCTCATGGGCGCGGCGAACTCGTCGGGCGGCGTCATGGGCAAGATGATCGATGCGCAATCGATCGTCGTCGCCTCGACCGCGACCGGCTGGTATGGGCACGAGGGCGACATTCTGCGCTATGTGTTCAAGCATTCGATCTTGCTTGCCGCCTTGGTCGGCGTTCTCGTGATGCTGCAGGCCTATGTCTGGCCGTTCACGGAAATGGTTCTCAAGGTCAACTAA